From Flavobacteriales bacterium, the proteins below share one genomic window:
- the rseP gene encoding RIP metalloprotease RseP has product MDILIKVAQLLMSLSLLVVLHELGHFIPAKLFKTKVEKFYLFFDAKFSLFKKKIGETEYGIGWLPLGGYVKIAGMVDESMDTEQLEKEPQPWEFRSKPAWQRLIIMAGGIIVNIIVAMAIFIGILFFHGEEYIKMDSLKDGVWVTNTDLGDKLGIKSGDKISKIDDKEIVSFQSIYQEILVGESITIDRYGEEITQQIPEDFINSLIESEERKMFLYARVPYMIRAISKESANIEVLKPKDRIISIGNIPIDYYDQALEIQAKFKGQTTGAIVERDGKREQIQLAISDEGKLGVQAIIPEPGDLSKLGIVEVDHVKYGFFEAIPAGITMTYDQFMKQVKSFKKILNPSTGAYKGLGGVISMGKLFPDSWDWLRFWRITGLLSVMLAFLNLLPIPALDGGHIVFTTYEMITGRKPHQKVLEVAQYAGIIILLSLMLFANGKDIFNLFQ; this is encoded by the coding sequence ATGGATATTTTAATCAAAGTAGCACAACTCTTAATGAGTCTTTCGCTTTTAGTTGTTTTACACGAGTTAGGGCATTTTATCCCTGCCAAACTATTTAAAACGAAAGTAGAGAAGTTTTATCTCTTTTTCGATGCAAAATTTTCCCTTTTCAAAAAGAAAATAGGAGAAACAGAGTATGGAATCGGGTGGCTTCCACTAGGTGGATACGTAAAAATAGCTGGAATGGTGGATGAATCTATGGACACAGAACAGCTGGAGAAAGAGCCTCAACCATGGGAGTTTAGATCAAAACCTGCTTGGCAAAGATTAATCATCATGGCAGGAGGAATTATTGTAAACATCATTGTTGCCATGGCAATTTTTATCGGGATTTTATTTTTCCATGGTGAGGAGTATATCAAAATGGACTCTCTAAAAGATGGAGTTTGGGTAACCAATACCGACCTTGGTGATAAGCTGGGAATAAAGTCTGGAGATAAAATTAGTAAAATAGATGATAAAGAAATCGTTTCTTTTCAATCCATTTATCAGGAAATACTTGTTGGTGAGTCAATTACGATAGATAGATATGGAGAGGAGATTACACAACAAATTCCTGAAGATTTTATCAACTCTTTAATAGAATCTGAAGAAAGAAAAATGTTTCTTTACGCTCGTGTTCCATATATGATTAGAGCTATTTCAAAAGAATCGGCAAATATTGAAGTGCTAAAACCAAAAGATCGAATTATCAGTATAGGGAATATTCCTATTGATTACTATGACCAAGCACTAGAGATACAAGCGAAGTTTAAAGGACAAACTACAGGAGCAATTGTAGAAAGAGATGGAAAAAGAGAACAGATTCAACTTGCCATTTCAGATGAGGGAAAACTTGGTGTTCAAGCCATTATTCCAGAGCCAGGAGATTTATCAAAATTAGGAATTGTGGAGGTAGATCATGTGAAATACGGGTTCTTTGAGGCCATTCCTGCTGGAATCACCATGACTTACGACCAGTTTATGAAACAGGTAAAATCTTTCAAGAAAATACTGAATCCTTCTACTGGAGCCTACAAAGGTCTTGGTGGAGTAATTTCTATGGGTAAACTATTTCCTGATTCTTGGGATTGGTTGCGTTTTTGGAGAATAACGGGATTACTATCGGTTATGCTGGCGTTCTTAAATTTACTGCCTATTCCGGCCCTAGATGGTGGTCATATCGTGTTTACCACTTATGAAATGATTACGGGGAGAAAACCACATCAAAAAGTGTTGGAAGTGGCACAATATGCAGGAATAATCATCCTTCTTTCATTGATGTTGTTTGCCAATGGTAAAGATATTTTTA
- a CDS encoding 1-deoxy-D-xylulose-5-phosphate reductoisomerase: MTKKKIAILGSTGSIGTQTLDVVRECPEMFEVELLTAGNNADLLLKQALEFKPNAVVIANEQYFSKLNDVLFDEGIKVYAGAQAIEDAVQMDGIDLVVTAMVGAAGLKPTIAAIKAKKHIALANKETLVVAGEIISKLALENQVSINPVDSEHSAIFQCLTGEHMNPIEKIVLTASGGPFRGFTREQLEKVTREQALKHPNWSMGAKITIDSASMMNKGLEVIEAKWLFGLQDDQIEVIVHPQSIVHSLVQFNDGSMKAQLGLPDMKLPILYAMSYPMRPKTSWERFNFLDYPNLTFEQVDLKVFKNLQFAFDSLKKGGNMSCILNAANEIAVEAFLKDQISFLGMSDLIEETMAKTSFVAKPSLDDLLLSDEEARKIAQQFIK; this comes from the coding sequence ATGACAAAAAAGAAGATCGCCATTTTAGGTTCTACGGGTTCTATAGGAACACAAACGTTGGATGTTGTTAGGGAATGTCCTGAGATGTTTGAGGTAGAACTTTTGACCGCAGGAAATAACGCTGATTTATTACTCAAGCAAGCATTGGAATTTAAACCCAATGCCGTAGTGATTGCCAATGAGCAATATTTTTCTAAACTCAATGATGTTCTTTTTGACGAGGGTATCAAAGTGTATGCAGGTGCACAAGCCATAGAAGATGCAGTGCAAATGGATGGAATAGATCTTGTGGTAACTGCCATGGTGGGAGCAGCAGGACTGAAGCCTACTATTGCAGCCATAAAAGCTAAAAAACATATTGCACTCGCAAACAAGGAAACACTTGTGGTAGCTGGAGAAATAATTTCAAAATTAGCTCTAGAAAACCAAGTAAGCATTAATCCGGTGGACTCTGAACATTCGGCAATTTTTCAATGCCTAACTGGGGAGCACATGAATCCTATAGAAAAAATAGTACTCACAGCAAGTGGAGGACCTTTTAGAGGATTTACAAGAGAACAATTAGAAAAAGTAACTAGAGAACAAGCCTTAAAACATCCTAACTGGTCTATGGGAGCAAAAATTACCATAGATTCTGCAAGCATGATGAACAAAGGACTGGAAGTAATAGAAGCAAAGTGGCTTTTTGGTTTACAAGATGATCAAATAGAAGTTATTGTACATCCTCAATCTATTGTGCATTCATTGGTTCAGTTTAATGATGGCTCTATGAAAGCTCAGCTAGGTCTGCCAGATATGAAGCTTCCCATACTCTATGCCATGTCTTACCCAATGAGACCAAAAACTTCTTGGGAGCGTTTTAATTTCTTGGATTATCCAAACCTTACTTTTGAGCAAGTAGATCTTAAAGTTTTTAAAAACCTTCAATTTGCATTCGATTCTCTCAAAAAAGGTGGAAATATGTCTTGTATTCTCAACGCCGCAAATGAAATTGCAGTAGAGGCATTTCTAAAAGATCAAATTAGCTTCCTCGGAATGTCTGATTTGATTGAGGAAACTATGGCAAAAACCTCTTTTGTAGCTAAACCGAGTTTAGATGATTTACTTCTATCTGATGAAGAAGCTAGAAAAATAGCACAACAATTTATAAAATAA
- a CDS encoding NAD-dependent epimerase/dehydratase family protein yields MMIDKQKPVLVTGANGYVASWLVKKLLEKGITVHAAVRNPKDDNKVGHLKDLAKNNPGTLHLFKADLLQKGSYTKAMEACELVFHTASPFITDVKDPKKDLIDPAEKGTANVLESANELGTVKKIVLTSSCAAMYTDSIDTKNTPNGFLTEEVWNHTASLDYQPYFYSKTLAEKKAWEIAKKQNVWELVTINPSLVMGPPLNPNYTTSESMSILKQIGKGDFKMGAPKIGIGLVDVRDVADAHFEAGFNAQAKGRYITSGYNTDLLEIGMSLQDKFGDQYALPKKALPKWLLMIIGPMTNKLFTRKFIRNNVNVAWKADNSKIKKELGITFRPFKETMEESFQTMIDHGII; encoded by the coding sequence ATGATGATTGATAAACAAAAACCCGTATTGGTAACAGGTGCTAATGGATATGTAGCAAGTTGGCTTGTAAAAAAGCTTTTAGAAAAAGGAATAACCGTACATGCTGCTGTAAGAAACCCAAAAGATGATAATAAAGTGGGACATTTAAAGGATTTGGCAAAAAATAATCCTGGAACACTTCATTTGTTTAAGGCTGATTTATTACAAAAAGGCTCTTATACCAAAGCAATGGAGGCTTGCGAATTAGTTTTTCATACTGCATCCCCTTTTATTACAGATGTAAAAGATCCTAAAAAGGATTTAATTGATCCTGCAGAAAAAGGAACGGCAAATGTTTTGGAATCTGCCAATGAACTCGGAACTGTTAAAAAAATTGTACTTACGAGTAGTTGTGCAGCAATGTACACAGATTCGATAGACACAAAAAATACTCCAAATGGTTTCCTTACCGAAGAAGTGTGGAATCATACAGCATCTTTGGATTACCAACCTTATTTTTATTCAAAGACATTGGCTGAAAAGAAAGCTTGGGAAATAGCTAAAAAACAAAATGTTTGGGAGCTGGTTACCATTAATCCAAGTTTGGTAATGGGACCTCCACTAAACCCTAATTATACGACATCAGAAAGTATGTCTATTTTAAAACAAATAGGAAAAGGAGACTTTAAAATGGGCGCACCCAAAATAGGAATCGGCTTGGTAGATGTAAGAGATGTAGCAGATGCGCACTTTGAAGCAGGTTTTAATGCTCAAGCAAAAGGACGCTATATTACCTCGGGATACAATACAGATTTGCTAGAAATAGGGATGAGTCTTCAAGACAAATTTGGAGATCAATATGCATTACCTAAAAAAGCTTTACCTAAATGGTTACTCATGATTATTGGACCCATGACAAACAAATTATTTACCAGAAAATTTATCAGAAATAATGTAAATGTGGCTTGGAAAGCTGATAATTCAAAGATCAAAAAAGAGCTAGGAATCACTTTTAGACCATTCAAGGAAACCATGGAAGAATCTTTTCAAACAATGATTGATCATGGAATAATATAG
- a CDS encoding Dol-P-Glc:Glc(2)Man(9)GlcNAc(2)-PP-Dol alpha-1,2-glucosyltransferase, which produces MNANSLINNKNIWFYFLAILLIGNALIYYFFEPLNVDEVWHHAQIKRYFTGDFSHEPMLTNIPGLHISVYAIAQTLGLENTVAWRIISGLIGFVGLFFGFKFLKFLNTKEPLYRIGQYFFLPWLFSFIFLLYIEWYGVAFMVSGIHFTYKKQAWLAGLFFLILLLGKQNFIPWVFMAAIIYWIEFVNKKDYKSYFQLLPYALIGILFLVFVKWNDGISMEAKRLHTLSIEHENIIMALFLLGSLYVPLIKRQKIKKIFQNNTSKWIYFMGIFLIIFGILFFDSKHYFNSKKIACLHNNVANYLEDFWWFKAFAFVIISIGWTVIMSTSFKKKSMYLLYPISALTLIPVTLIEFRYSIPFLILFNIFREETDKKSEQRIFWLFVLQALAIFAIFSTGRFP; this is translated from the coding sequence ATGAATGCAAATTCATTAATTAATAATAAAAACATTTGGTTCTATTTTTTGGCAATTCTACTTATTGGAAATGCCCTAATATATTATTTCTTTGAACCATTGAATGTGGATGAAGTATGGCATCATGCACAAATAAAAAGATATTTTACAGGAGATTTTTCACACGAGCCTATGCTCACCAATATTCCTGGACTACATATATCAGTATACGCCATTGCTCAGACACTTGGTTTAGAAAACACTGTGGCTTGGAGGATTATTTCGGGGCTCATTGGCTTTGTTGGATTATTTTTTGGTTTCAAGTTTCTAAAATTTCTAAATACCAAAGAGCCTTTATATAGAATCGGGCAATATTTTTTTCTTCCTTGGTTGTTTAGCTTTATTTTTCTACTATATATTGAATGGTACGGAGTGGCTTTTATGGTTTCTGGGATCCATTTCACCTATAAAAAGCAAGCTTGGTTGGCAGGTTTATTCTTTCTTATTCTTCTGTTGGGAAAACAAAATTTTATCCCATGGGTGTTTATGGCTGCTATTATTTATTGGATAGAGTTTGTAAACAAAAAAGATTATAAAAGTTATTTCCAGCTCCTTCCTTATGCACTTATTGGTATTTTGTTTTTGGTTTTCGTAAAATGGAATGATGGAATTTCTATGGAGGCAAAACGTCTTCATACACTCTCTATTGAGCATGAGAATATCATCATGGCTTTGTTTTTATTAGGAAGTTTGTATGTTCCATTAATTAAGCGTCAAAAAATCAAAAAAATATTTCAAAATAATACCTCTAAATGGATCTATTTTATGGGAATATTTTTAATAATTTTTGGAATTCTTTTCTTTGATTCAAAACACTACTTTAACTCAAAAAAAATTGCTTGTTTGCATAATAATGTGGCAAATTATTTGGAAGATTTTTGGTGGTTTAAAGCTTTTGCCTTTGTAATAATTTCTATAGGTTGGACCGTTATCATGTCCACTTCATTCAAGAAAAAATCGATGTATTTACTGTATCCTATTTCGGCTCTTACCTTGATTCCAGTTACATTGATAGAGTTTAGATATTCAATTCCATTCTTAATTCTCTTCAATATTTTTAGGGAAGAAACGGATAAAAAATCAGAGCAAAGAATTTTTTGGCTTTTTGTTCTACAAGCCCTTGCTATTTTTGCCATTTTCTCTACTGGGAGATTTCCATAA
- a CDS encoding M43 family zinc metalloprotease: MTKFFLMAFSAITFSVFSQHQCASAIETNKQLDKNPELKAAYLEYENALQVLNANTNSEERASMNNQKKIIPVVIHIMHDYDANNITDAQVQSAMAQLNEDFLFTASDTTQIVSAFKTIAGNMNVEFKLARKDPNGNCTTGITRWATKETFTAGESIKEIVKWDPAKYLNVWVVKTIANGAAGYSFIPGTAPGIYPDGNAGIIIRNDYFGTTGTANPGTYTARSFSHEVGHYLGLHHPWGPSNQPGVQSNCSIDDYVNDTPKCLGLLSNCNTSFQSCGSLDNVQNIMSYAGCPIMFTKGQVQRVQNYLNTHNYGVAKRSGLWKTGNLIATGTNDGYVANECEPVSDFYSKSRITCVGSPIEFKTYAHGASVINHEWTFTGANTKTSTDDNPSVSFNQAGTYSVSLKVSNAQGNDVETKTAYFKVLENSQASTPVEEGFENFVYDNINNANSWHREAPNASSRWTINSTSYSGAKSLKARTSSFHSSQETSIVSPVFDFSNVSSTPYLYFKYAYKEIDDASDKLKVYASDNCGDTWSSRKTLSGSKLETATGNNSPNWIPTSDQWKEIKISLLPLKGDPNAMIKITLQGMGGAFAYIDDIYVSEYAIGVEEQDILGQNISIYPNPVGKGISKIDFHSKEAGMLNFSIKDALGRTIHQEISKIDEGEQTREIPQGLDAGMYWVEMSIGAQRLTKKFVVQ, translated from the coding sequence ATGACCAAATTTTTTCTAATGGCTTTTTCGGCCATTACCTTTTCCGTTTTTTCGCAACATCAGTGTGCCAGTGCCATTGAAACCAATAAACAATTGGACAAAAACCCAGAACTTAAAGCAGCGTATCTTGAATACGAAAATGCTTTACAAGTGTTAAATGCAAACACGAATTCTGAGGAACGAGCAAGCATGAATAATCAAAAAAAGATTATTCCTGTGGTAATTCACATTATGCACGATTATGATGCAAACAATATTACAGATGCACAAGTGCAATCTGCAATGGCTCAATTAAACGAAGATTTCCTATTTACTGCGAGTGATACAACACAAATAGTGTCTGCATTTAAGACAATAGCAGGAAATATGAATGTAGAATTCAAACTAGCAAGAAAAGACCCTAATGGAAACTGTACTACAGGAATCACAAGATGGGCAACTAAAGAAACTTTTACTGCTGGAGAATCTATAAAAGAGATTGTAAAGTGGGATCCTGCGAAGTATTTGAATGTTTGGGTCGTAAAAACGATTGCAAATGGTGCAGCAGGTTATTCATTTATTCCAGGAACAGCCCCAGGTATTTACCCTGATGGAAATGCTGGAATTATTATTAGAAATGACTATTTTGGAACAACAGGAACAGCCAATCCTGGTACTTATACAGCAAGATCATTCAGTCATGAAGTAGGACACTATTTAGGACTTCATCACCCATGGGGGCCTTCGAATCAACCAGGTGTTCAGTCTAACTGTAGCATAGATGATTATGTAAATGATACCCCAAAATGTTTAGGTTTATTATCAAACTGTAATACTTCTTTCCAGAGTTGTGGTTCATTAGATAATGTTCAAAACATCATGAGTTATGCAGGTTGTCCTATTATGTTTACCAAAGGACAAGTACAAAGAGTTCAAAATTATTTAAACACACATAACTATGGAGTGGCAAAAAGAAGTGGTTTATGGAAAACAGGAAACCTTATCGCCACAGGAACAAATGACGGTTATGTAGCAAATGAATGTGAGCCTGTTTCAGATTTCTACAGCAAAAGCAGAATTACCTGTGTAGGAAGTCCTATTGAGTTTAAGACTTATGCACACGGAGCAAGTGTTATAAACCACGAGTGGACCTTTACAGGAGCCAACACTAAAACTTCTACAGACGATAATCCATCAGTTTCCTTTAACCAAGCAGGAACTTATTCTGTTTCGCTAAAAGTAAGTAATGCACAAGGAAACGATGTAGAAACAAAAACAGCCTATTTCAAAGTTCTTGAAAACTCTCAAGCTTCTACTCCAGTAGAAGAAGGATTTGAAAACTTTGTTTACGACAATATTAATAATGCAAACTCGTGGCACAGAGAAGCGCCAAATGCGAGTTCTAGATGGACTATTAACTCTACTTCTTACTCTGGAGCGAAAAGCTTGAAAGCGCGCACCTCAAGCTTTCACTCCTCTCAAGAAACAAGTATCGTGTCACCCGTATTTGATTTTAGCAATGTAAGTAGCACGCCTTACCTTTATTTTAAGTACGCATACAAAGAAATTGATGATGCCTCAGATAAATTAAAAGTCTATGCATCTGATAATTGTGGGGACACTTGGTCTTCAAGAAAAACGCTTTCTGGTTCAAAACTAGAAACTGCAACTGGAAATAATAGTCCAAATTGGATTCCTACATCAGATCAGTGGAAGGAAATTAAAATATCTTTACTCCCGTTAAAAGGAGATCCAAATGCCATGATCAAGATTACGCTTCAAGGAATGGGTGGTGCTTTTGCATATATTGATGATATTTATGTATCTGAATATGCAATAGGTGTTGAAGAACAAGATATTTTAGGGCAAAATATCAGTATTTACCCAAATCCTGTTGGAAAAGGAATCTCTAAAATAGATTTTCATAGTAAAGAAGCTGGAATGTTGAATTTTAGCATAAAAGATGCTTTAGGGAGAACCATTCATCAAGAAATTTCAAAAATAGATGAAGGGGAACAAACTAGAGAAATTCCTCAAGGACTTGATGCAGGAATGTATTGGGTAGAAATGAGTATTGGAGCGCAAAGGTTAACAAAAAAGTTTGTGGTACAATAA
- the folB gene encoding dihydroneopterin aldolase — protein MIQKIFIRDLKIRANHGVLPEETLSGNDFVIQLELHTDFSRACRTDQLEYTVNYADVCGYIQEEMKINAQLLEHIAYRICTRIFREEFTVTKLILSIDKLNPPIHADLSSVAISIEMTKNEFENE, from the coding sequence ATGATTCAAAAAATATTCATTAGAGATCTCAAAATAAGAGCCAATCATGGCGTATTACCAGAGGAAACACTTTCTGGAAATGATTTTGTGATTCAGTTAGAACTCCACACCGATTTTTCTCGAGCTTGCAGAACAGATCAACTAGAGTACACGGTTAATTATGCAGATGTATGTGGATATATTCAAGAAGAAATGAAAATAAATGCACAACTTCTTGAGCATATAGCTTATCGTATTTGTACAAGAATTTTTAGAGAAGAATTCACCGTTACGAAACTCATTCTTTCTATAGATAAGCTCAATCCACCTATTCATGCCGATCTTTCTTCTGTAGCAATTAGCATAGAAATGACCAAAAATGAGTTCGAAAACGAATAG
- the gltX gene encoding glutamate--tRNA ligase has translation MDKPVRVRFAPSPTGPLHMGGVRTALYNYLFAKKHGGAFIIRIEDTDQTRFVPGAEDYIHESLAWCGIHPDEGTQVGGEYGPYKQSERKHLYRQYADQLLENGKAYFAFDTPEELTEVRQKAKENGVPAWQYNNITRNSMKNSLTLSKEETEERIANGEPYVIRIKMPRNEEVKLEDAIRGWVSVNTNNLDDKVLFKADGMPTYHLANIVDDHLMKISHVIRGEEWLPSAPLHVFLYRAFGWDEPQFAHLPLILKPDGNGKLSKRDGDRLGFPVFPMNWKNPETGEQSEGYKERGFFPDAFINMLAFLGWNPGTDQEIFSMEELIEAFTLPRVGKAGAKFDFEKTKWFNQQYLRMKTGEELADLVKSSVTTEVEDAYLAQICELMKERATLSEDILKEASFFFEKPTEYDAKTIKKKWKEDTPELLNELIQRLETIDDFNAENIGTTFKQFLEDKGIGFGKIMPNFRVAVTGKGAGPSMNDISAILGKEEVIARIKTAIDTVQK, from the coding sequence ATGGATAAACCAGTAAGAGTACGATTTGCCCCAAGTCCTACAGGACCTTTACACATGGGAGGTGTAAGAACCGCTTTATATAACTATTTGTTTGCCAAAAAACATGGTGGAGCATTTATTATACGTATCGAAGATACCGATCAAACCCGTTTTGTACCAGGAGCCGAAGATTATATTCATGAATCTTTAGCTTGGTGTGGAATTCACCCAGATGAAGGTACACAAGTGGGTGGTGAATATGGACCTTACAAACAATCGGAGCGAAAGCACTTGTATAGACAATACGCTGATCAACTTTTGGAAAACGGAAAAGCTTATTTTGCTTTTGATACTCCCGAAGAACTTACAGAGGTAAGACAAAAGGCGAAAGAAAACGGTGTGCCCGCTTGGCAATACAATAATATCACTCGTAATTCCATGAAAAACAGTCTTACACTGAGCAAGGAAGAAACAGAGGAGCGAATTGCCAATGGAGAACCTTATGTGATCCGTATAAAAATGCCTAGAAATGAAGAGGTAAAACTAGAAGATGCCATCCGTGGTTGGGTAAGTGTAAACACCAATAACCTAGATGATAAAGTGCTTTTCAAAGCAGATGGAATGCCTACTTATCATTTGGCAAATATTGTGGATGATCACTTAATGAAAATTTCTCATGTAATCCGTGGAGAAGAATGGTTGCCTTCTGCACCACTACACGTATTTTTATATCGTGCTTTTGGGTGGGATGAGCCTCAGTTTGCTCATTTGCCACTTATCTTAAAGCCAGATGGAAACGGAAAACTCAGTAAAAGAGATGGTGATCGTCTAGGTTTCCCAGTATTCCCAATGAACTGGAAAAACCCAGAAACAGGAGAGCAATCTGAAGGATATAAAGAAAGAGGGTTTTTCCCTGATGCCTTTATCAATATGTTGGCTTTCTTAGGATGGAACCCAGGAACGGATCAAGAAATCTTTTCTATGGAAGAACTCATAGAAGCATTTACTTTACCAAGAGTAGGAAAAGCAGGAGCTAAATTTGATTTCGAAAAGACCAAGTGGTTTAATCAGCAATACCTTAGAATGAAAACAGGAGAAGAACTAGCAGACCTAGTAAAATCTTCTGTAACAACAGAGGTTGAAGATGCTTATTTGGCTCAGATCTGTGAACTGATGAAAGAAAGAGCTACGCTTTCTGAAGATATTTTGAAAGAAGCCAGCTTTTTCTTTGAGAAACCCACAGAGTATGATGCCAAGACCATCAAGAAAAAGTGGAAAGAAGATACCCCAGAACTCCTCAACGAATTGATTCAAAGACTGGAAACAATTGATGATTTCAATGCAGAAAATATCGGAACAACTTTTAAGCAATTCTTAGAAGATAAGGGAATAGGTTTTGGGAAAATAATGCCTAATTTCCGTGTGGCAGTTACTGGAAAAGGTGCTGGACCAAGTATGAATGATATATCGGCTATTCTAGGAAAAGAAGAAGTTATTGCACGTATCAAAACAGCGATAGATACTGTACAGAAATAA
- a CDS encoding DNA replication/repair protein RecF has translation MHIRKLDLTQFKNHEQSSWSFSPNINCFVGKNGIGKTNILEAIHYLALAKSFSGTLDKHNIQFEQSFFMIQAEIQKEDSFDTLSVMVQTGKKKRLKKNDYEFPKITEFIGYLPLVLISPYDRDLISEGASSRRKYIDMILSQVDKNYLNALVKYNKLLQQRNSLLKYFASNHVFNPDQLEVYDAQMIAFAMEIAEKRQSYIEQVRVFFQEKYQQLAQNPLEQVDIRYESQVKEDFEKEFRKNILKDRLLQHTSMGIHRDDIILSINGGLVKRFGSQGQQKSLLIALKLAQYDYLKHTHKVDPVLLLDDVFDKLDDHRVQALIDLVNQDYFGQIFITDTHKDRMEHLLGHLKIEHQLFEIL, from the coding sequence ATGCATATTAGAAAATTAGATCTTACCCAATTTAAAAATCACGAGCAGAGTTCTTGGAGCTTCTCTCCCAATATCAATTGTTTTGTGGGTAAAAATGGTATTGGAAAAACCAATATTTTAGAGGCAATTCATTATTTGGCTTTAGCCAAAAGTTTTTCGGGTACGCTCGATAAACACAATATTCAGTTTGAGCAGTCTTTTTTTATGATACAAGCTGAAATACAAAAAGAAGACAGTTTTGACACCCTTTCTGTAATGGTGCAAACGGGTAAGAAAAAGCGTCTGAAAAAAAATGATTATGAATTCCCAAAAATCACGGAATTTATAGGTTATTTACCTTTAGTTTTGATATCGCCTTATGACAGAGACTTGATAAGTGAAGGAGCTTCTAGCCGAAGAAAGTATATTGATATGATCCTTTCTCAAGTAGATAAGAATTACCTAAACGCTTTAGTAAAGTATAATAAACTCCTGCAACAACGCAATAGTTTACTCAAGTATTTTGCCAGCAATCATGTCTTCAACCCCGATCAATTAGAGGTTTATGATGCACAAATGATTGCCTTTGCCATGGAAATTGCTGAGAAAAGACAAAGCTATATTGAACAAGTTCGGGTCTTTTTTCAAGAAAAATACCAGCAATTGGCACAGAATCCCTTAGAGCAAGTAGATATCAGGTATGAAAGCCAAGTAAAAGAAGATTTTGAAAAAGAATTTCGAAAAAACATTCTTAAAGATCGTTTACTCCAGCATACTTCTATGGGAATTCATAGAGACGATATCATCTTGAGCATCAATGGAGGACTCGTAAAGCGTTTTGGCTCTCAAGGTCAACAGAAGAGTCTACTGATTGCACTAAAACTTGCTCAATACGATTACCTCAAACACACACACAAAGTTGACCCTGTTCTACTACTAGACGATGTATTTGATAAACTCGATGATCACCGTGTGCAAGCACTAATAGACTTGGTGAATCAAGATTATTTTGGGCAAATTTTTATTACAGATACGCATAAAGATCGTATGGAGCACCTGTTGGGGCATTTAAAAATAGAACATCAACTATTTGAAATTCTGTAA
- a CDS encoding DUF721 domain-containing protein, whose translation MKKRRFGYSNSISAIIEEMAKRYRWNAQTRQANIQVLWEKIADKELLASTERIHLENNVLYVSINNSSLKFTLRFRAKELLNELNKHLEDLPILEIRFI comes from the coding sequence ATGAAAAAAAGAAGATTTGGATATTCAAATAGTATTTCTGCTATCATAGAAGAAATGGCAAAACGCTATCGCTGGAATGCACAAACACGCCAAGCGAATATTCAAGTACTTTGGGAAAAAATAGCTGACAAAGAACTCCTGGCATCCACAGAAAGAATACACCTTGAAAATAATGTCCTTTATGTCTCCATCAATAATTCATCCTTGAAATTTACGTTGCGTTTTCGGGCAAAAGAACTCCTAAACGAGCTTAACAAACACTTGGAAGACCTCCCTATTTTAGAAATTCGTTTTATATGA